The stretch of DNA CCTGCCCACACTGCGTGCCGTGGTCGCTGCCGGCCGCGAGCGAGGCAAAGTCGTCGGGTCCGGCACCGTCATCTCCCTCGAACAACTGGAGGCGAGCCGCGCTGCCGGTGTCGGCTTCACCGTCTCACCAGGCCTGGACGAGGCCGTCGTGGCAGAGTCGGCCCGGATCAATCTTCCCCACCTGCCCGGCGTCGCAACGGCATCCGAAATTCAGCGGGCCCTTGCCCTGGGCTGTACCTGGGTCAAGGCGTTCCCCGCCAGCGTGCTCGGCGCCACCTGGTTCACGACACTGCGCGGACCGTTCCCGCAGGTGAAGTTTGTGGCGACCGGAGGAATGGACGCG from Leifsonia psychrotolerans encodes:
- a CDS encoding bifunctional 4-hydroxy-2-oxoglutarate aldolase/2-dehydro-3-deoxy-phosphogluconate aldolase, which codes for MSITTDTLFAGSPVMAIFRNMTPTHATTLAHRAWDLGIELVEVPIQTSDALPTLRAVVAAGRERGKVVGSGTVISLEQLEASRAAGVGFTVSPGLDEAVVAESARINLPHLPGVATASEIQRALALGCTWVKAFPASVLGATWFTTLRGPFPQVKFVATGGMDASNAAAFLDAGVSMVAVGSALADPAQVDLLAHLIAQRRANGGSEPRS